From Toxotes jaculatrix isolate fToxJac2 chromosome 1, fToxJac2.pri, whole genome shotgun sequence, a single genomic window includes:
- the LOC121182595 gene encoding RING finger protein 148-like, with protein MGKTTQHCLLLLLYLSGLVHRSAALVFWTAVVEISYINNNNDTVDKYCECGVYGRNSPLEKASGIVTLPKGDPKGCGPDLVYNRNSSSPPWIALVKRGNCTFSEKINAAKRQGAAGVVVYNVDGSGNSTTHMAHSDAAGIVAIMIGNTQGMEIVKLVKNGTDVQMLIDVGSPHGPWMDTYWFYFLSIAFFIVTAASVAYFVFISANRLYNLSMHRRTERRLKSEAKKAIGRLQVRTLKRGDEETTSDSHMCAVCIESYKPGEVVTVLTCDHIFHKACIEPWLLERRTCPMCKCDILKALGVEDETKESISADSPPDVTVITVTGGETLYEVPLTDPVSPDPERHQHRYDNRAFQGDSEAARG; from the coding sequence ATGGGTAAGACGACACAACACTGCCTGCTGCTTTTGCTGTATTTGTCAGGGCTTGTTCACCGTTCAGCTGCCTTGGTGTTTTGGACAGCCGTGGTGGAAATAAGCTatattaacaacaacaatgacacTGTGGACAAATACTGTGAGTGTGGGGTATACGGTCGTAACTCTCCCCTGGAGAAAGCCTCAGGCATTGTTACACTTCCCAAGGGAGACCCCAAAGGCTGTGGCCCGGATCTAGTCTACAACCGTAACTCCAGCTCACCACCCTGGATAGCCCTGGTTAAAAGGGGCAACTGTACTTTCAGTGAGAAGATTAATGCTGCCAAACGTCAAGGAGCAGCTGGTGTGGTGGTGTATAATGTGGATGGCAGTGGCAACAGCACCACTCACATGGCACACTCAGATGCAGCTGGTATTGTGGCTATCATGATTGGCAACACTCAGGGCATGGAGATTGTCAAATTGGTGAAGAATGGGACAGATGTGCAGATGCTTATTGACGTAGGCAGCCCTCATGGACCCTGGATGGACACCTACTGGTTTTATTTCCTGTCCATTGCCTTCTTCATTGTGACAGCAGCCTCAGTCGCctactttgtgtttatctcTGCAAATCGTCTCTACAACCTGAGCATGCATAGGCGCACTGAGAGGAGGCTGAAATCTGAGGCCAAGAAGGCGATCGGGCGCCTACAAGTACGCACACTCAAGAGAGGGGATGAGGAAACTACCTCGGACTCCCATATGTGTGCCGTATGTATTGAATCCTACAAGCCAGGTGAAGtggtgacagtgctaacatgtGACCACATCTTCCATAAAGCCTGCATCGAGCCCTGGCTGCTGGAGAGGAGGACCTGCCCCATGTGTAAGTGCGACATCCTAAAGGCACTGGGGGTTGAGGATGAGACAAAAGAGAGCATTTCTGCTGATTCGCCACCAGATGTCACTGTGATCACAGTGACAGGAGGAGAAACCCTTTACGAAGTCCCACTGACTGACCCAGTGAGCCCTGACCCAGAGAGACATCAGCATCGTTATGACAACAGGGCCTTCCAGGGAGACTCAGAGGCTGCAAGAGGATGA